Proteins from one Gemmatimonadota bacterium genomic window:
- a CDS encoding tetratricopeptide repeat protein codes for MKRLYIVFVTWAFFPAVLSAQSPATTGHPDSLLIQVRTQMHKANSLFETGKLAEARATFERILPMAEKPWLIHYYIALADRYLSQHYYESDTDLANRHLDAGIDQLATSIELKENFAEAHALQSSLYGMKIALSPWKGMILGPRSKNAMDRAVKSDPDNPRVLLLSGISALETPPMFGGSSKEARELLLRSVDRFETYQPVSEVHPSWGRYEAYAWLGQVAVELDDNDAAKAYYEKALEINPDGGWVRYQLVPALEKRMGNN; via the coding sequence ATGAAGCGACTGTATATTGTGTTTGTGACATGGGCGTTCTTTCCTGCCGTATTGTCGGCACAAAGCCCTGCAACTACCGGCCATCCAGATTCATTGTTGATTCAAGTACGAACCCAGATGCATAAGGCGAACAGTTTATTTGAAACCGGAAAACTAGCCGAAGCCCGGGCCACCTTCGAGCGGATTCTACCCATGGCCGAGAAGCCGTGGCTAATACACTACTATATCGCCTTGGCTGACCGATATCTGTCGCAGCACTACTACGAAAGCGATACAGACTTGGCCAACAGACACCTTGACGCCGGCATCGATCAATTAGCAACTAGCATTGAACTGAAGGAAAACTTCGCAGAAGCCCATGCGCTCCAATCATCTCTTTATGGCATGAAGATTGCCCTTTCGCCATGGAAGGGTATGATTCTAGGTCCGCGTTCGAAGAACGCAATGGACAGGGCCGTGAAATCCGATCCCGATAACCCGAGGGTTCTATTGCTGTCGGGTATATCTGCCCTGGAAACTCCACCGATGTTCGGAGGAAGTTCCAAGGAAGCCCGCGAACTGCTCCTGAGATCCGTGGATCGATTCGAGACCTACCAACCCGTATCCGAAGTACATCCAAGTTGGGGTCGCTACGAAGCCTATGCGTGGCTGGGTCAGGTCGCCGTTGAATTGGATGATAACGACGCCGCGAAGGCATACTACGAAAAGGCTCTGGAGATCAATCCAGACGGAGGATGGGTCCGATATCAGCTTGTGCCGGCGTTGGAGAAGCGGATGGGCAACAACTAA
- a CDS encoding TonB-dependent receptor encodes MPMISPSIIRTLFIVFLLSFAGYVSGQDPQVSVRGRVYSDKGTPLPSVNVYLHGTMIGAFTDEQGFYQISAPRTKEGYTFVFSHIGYENQKRKVRKVGSQSLVIDVRLKPVLLEHRSITVTDHALNGDEETGVTLTPLEIVTTAGSYADVFRTIQTFPGVQQVGDDAGLYVRGGDVSETAVVLDGAYLYHPYRFESPNGGFTGTVSPFLLKGTYFSSGGYGVEYGNALSGVLSMQSRDMPERFGIRMGLGLASYSAQLEIPVVHEVLGLSVSGNYGDTHYLYRFNGTSQVFSKYPVSYDFNLNWTYRYAPGGTFKLFYFRDSDDIGVEIVQPGDPLHYKGNSRQNFMNLRWRQLAGERLMFTGNVAFTDYGHRKQIGMLDLDSEDRLYQLRLRGEYVWKHVRVHAGFESYEHRHYLSGQIPVDPTSAELNPRLDVSHLDTGYRSTRLASFVGLNGKWAGRIGFAGGLRHEQIMSTNERALDPRFRITLPLSAGWNALISIGTYHQFHNPSRQTKLVEQSLLKAMKSTHYITGLNFQNEDSMYRLEVYRKIYTRLPLNDMNPRNLNGGHGYSQGVDVFMKRDWNRLSGRISYSYIKTQRLWEEAPHLASTRFDITNNLNLVADMAIALNFRLGLSYRYATGKPYTSGPHTYHDQRLPSYRRLDLNLTFLHRFLGSKPDVFYLSVANVLGRENILDYIYSRDFLRRSTVRSSTLRTVYFGLSINL; translated from the coding sequence GTGCCAATGATTAGTCCGTCAATCATACGTACACTCTTTATTGTCTTCCTTCTATCATTCGCGGGCTATGTTTCCGGTCAAGATCCACAGGTAAGTGTGCGAGGCAGGGTCTATTCCGATAAGGGAACGCCCTTACCCTCCGTAAATGTATATCTGCATGGTACAATGATTGGTGCATTTACAGATGAACAAGGATTCTATCAAATTTCCGCCCCGAGGACAAAAGAAGGCTACACCTTTGTTTTTTCGCACATCGGATATGAAAACCAAAAGCGGAAGGTAAGAAAGGTGGGCAGTCAATCCCTTGTTATCGACGTCAGGCTGAAACCCGTCCTGTTGGAACACCGGAGTATTACGGTAACAGACCATGCGCTAAATGGTGATGAAGAAACCGGTGTTACGCTGACCCCTCTGGAGATAGTGACAACAGCAGGCAGTTACGCCGATGTCTTTCGCACAATCCAGACTTTCCCTGGAGTGCAACAGGTAGGTGACGATGCCGGCCTCTATGTGAGAGGAGGCGACGTATCAGAAACCGCCGTTGTCCTGGACGGAGCTTATCTGTATCACCCCTACAGATTCGAGTCACCGAACGGCGGATTTACGGGGACAGTATCGCCGTTCTTGCTAAAGGGAACATACTTTTCGAGCGGCGGGTACGGGGTGGAATACGGGAACGCACTCTCGGGCGTGCTCAGTATGCAAAGCAGGGACATGCCTGAACGATTCGGGATAAGGATGGGGTTGGGACTCGCTTCTTATTCAGCGCAATTAGAGATTCCTGTAGTTCACGAGGTTCTGGGATTGTCGGTATCCGGTAACTATGGCGATACCCATTATCTCTATCGGTTCAATGGAACAAGTCAGGTGTTTTCTAAATATCCGGTATCATACGACTTTAATTTAAACTGGACCTACCGGTATGCGCCTGGAGGTACCTTCAAGCTGTTTTACTTCAGGGACAGTGACGATATTGGTGTCGAAATCGTACAACCGGGCGATCCCTTACATTACAAAGGAAACAGCCGTCAGAACTTCATGAATCTGAGATGGAGGCAACTTGCGGGCGAAAGGTTAATGTTCACCGGAAACGTCGCATTCACCGATTACGGACACCGAAAACAGATTGGAATGCTGGATCTTGACTCGGAGGACAGGCTCTACCAATTACGACTCAGAGGCGAGTATGTTTGGAAGCATGTGCGCGTGCATGCGGGGTTCGAATCCTATGAACACCGACACTACCTTAGTGGCCAGATTCCGGTTGACCCTACGTCAGCCGAATTGAATCCACGTTTGGATGTATCGCATCTGGATACTGGTTACCGGTCGACGAGACTGGCCTCCTTCGTGGGATTAAACGGTAAGTGGGCAGGAAGGATAGGATTCGCCGGCGGACTTCGCCACGAACAGATAATGTCCACGAACGAGCGTGCGCTCGATCCACGTTTCCGTATTACGCTTCCGCTTAGTGCCGGCTGGAATGCCCTTATCTCAATTGGAACATACCACCAATTCCACAACCCATCCCGCCAAACTAAACTCGTGGAACAAAGTCTATTGAAGGCGATGAAATCTACGCACTACATCACCGGCCTGAACTTCCAGAACGAAGACTCCATGTATCGGCTGGAAGTCTACCGGAAAATCTATACGCGATTACCGCTGAACGACATGAACCCGCGTAACCTCAACGGCGGCCACGGATACAGTCAAGGTGTGGACGTTTTTATGAAACGCGATTGGAACAGGTTGAGTGGTAGAATCTCCTACAGCTACATCAAGACGCAACGACTGTGGGAAGAAGCACCGCATCTTGCTTCGACCAGGTTCGACATAACTAACAACCTAAACCTTGTTGCAGATATGGCGATTGCCCTGAATTTTCGGCTGGGGTTGAGCTACAGATACGCTACAGGAAAACCATACACCAGCGGTCCGCACACCTATCACGATCAACGCCTGCCATCCTATCGAAGGTTGGATTTAAACCTGACCTTTTTACACCGGTTTCTCGGTTCCAAGCCGGATGTATTCTATCTATCGGTCGCTAACGTGCTCGGACGCGAGAATATCCTGGATTATATCTACTCACGCGACTTCCTGAGACGTAGCACAGTCAGGTCTTCGACTTTGAGAACCGTTTACTTCGGACTGTCCATCAACCTGTAA